A window from Desulfovibrio subterraneus encodes these proteins:
- the epsC gene encoding serine O-acetyltransferase EpsC, whose translation MKKISFAPEELQGMPELEEVVDQLCAPESYESVYHQSLHGAPMPSAEALAEIMERLKAALFPGYYGPARVVLKSMRYHLSANLDSIYRLLAEQIRRGGCFICAEYANDCTNCDLHSHDTAMRFLKRLPEIRRMLSTDVGAAFEGDPAAKSPGETIFCYPSITAMIHHRIAHELYKLDVPIIPRIMSEMAHSKTGIDIHPGATIGEDFFIDHGTGVVVGETCIIGRSCRLYQGVTLGALSFPKDAEGKLVKGIARHPILEDNVRVYAGATVLGRVTIGSGSIIGGNVWVTHDVPPGSKLVLSRSSVAESSEKMMGNGSK comes from the coding sequence ATGAAGAAGATCAGTTTCGCACCGGAAGAATTGCAGGGCATGCCTGAACTCGAAGAGGTTGTGGATCAGCTCTGCGCGCCGGAATCTTACGAATCCGTGTACCATCAGTCGCTCCATGGCGCGCCCATGCCCTCTGCCGAGGCGCTGGCCGAGATCATGGAACGCCTGAAGGCTGCGCTCTTTCCGGGGTACTATGGCCCGGCCCGCGTGGTGCTCAAATCCATGCGCTATCACCTTTCCGCCAACCTCGATTCCATCTACCGCTTGCTCGCGGAACAGATTCGTCGCGGCGGGTGTTTCATCTGCGCCGAATATGCCAACGATTGTACCAACTGCGATTTGCACTCTCATGATACCGCCATGCGGTTTCTGAAGCGCCTGCCGGAGATTCGCCGCATGCTCAGCACGGATGTGGGTGCCGCCTTTGAAGGGGACCCCGCAGCCAAGAGCCCGGGCGAAACCATCTTCTGCTATCCGTCCATCACGGCCATGATTCATCACCGTATCGCGCATGAGCTGTACAAGCTCGATGTCCCCATCATTCCGCGTATCATGAGTGAAATGGCCCATTCCAAAACCGGTATAGATATCCACCCCGGCGCAACCATCGGCGAAGATTTCTTCATCGACCACGGCACCGGCGTGGTGGTGGGTGAAACCTGCATCATCGGCCGCTCGTGCCGCCTGTATCAGGGGGTTACGCTCGGTGCGCTTTCTTTCCCCAAGGATGCGGAAGGCAAGCTGGTCAAGGGCATTGCCCGCCACCCCATTCTGGAAGACAACGTGCGCGTATACGCAGGGGCCACCGTGCTGGGCCGTGTGACCATCGGGTCCGGCTCCATCATAGGCGGTAACGTGTGGGTGACGCACGATGTGCCCCCCGGTTCCAAGCTGGTGCTTTCCCGTTCGTCCGTTGCCGAGAGCAGCGAAAAGATGATGGGGAATGGCAGCAAATAG
- the cysK gene encoding cysteine synthase A, whose amino-acid sequence MNIAHSMLDLIGRTPLVRLNRVAEGCQAEVVAKLEYFNPCSSVKDRIGLNMIVAAEKAGLINKDSIIVEPTSGNTGLGLAFVCAVKGYKLILTMPESMSNERKALLRGFGATLVLTPAAQGMSGAVREAERLVAETPNAFMPQQFCNPANPEIHRLTTAEEIWQDTDGSVDVFVAGVGSGGTITGAGGRLKELNPKVHRVAVEPAASPVLSGGQPGPHAIQGIGAGFVPEVLKLDSFDEVFRVTNEQALVMARRLIKEEGILCGISSGAIAHAAIEVARRPENKGKRIVFIVCDTGERYLSTALFTDPAA is encoded by the coding sequence ATGAACATAGCGCATTCTATGCTGGACCTGATCGGCCGTACCCCGCTGGTGCGGTTGAACCGCGTAGCGGAAGGTTGTCAGGCCGAAGTGGTCGCCAAGCTTGAGTACTTCAACCCCTGCAGTTCCGTTAAGGACCGCATCGGTCTGAACATGATCGTCGCTGCCGAAAAGGCCGGTCTGATCAACAAGGATTCCATCATTGTGGAACCCACCAGCGGGAACACGGGGCTTGGCCTTGCCTTTGTATGCGCGGTGAAGGGCTATAAGCTCATTCTGACCATGCCGGAATCCATGAGCAACGAGCGCAAGGCGCTGCTGCGCGGTTTCGGGGCAACGCTGGTGCTCACGCCCGCTGCACAGGGCATGTCCGGTGCGGTGCGCGAGGCCGAGCGTCTTGTGGCGGAGACCCCCAATGCCTTCATGCCGCAGCAGTTCTGCAACCCCGCCAACCCGGAGATTCACCGCCTGACCACTGCCGAGGAAATATGGCAGGATACGGACGGCTCCGTGGATGTCTTTGTGGCCGGTGTGGGCTCCGGCGGCACGATTACCGGTGCGGGCGGCAGGCTGAAGGAGCTGAACCCCAAGGTGCACCGTGTGGCTGTTGAGCCTGCGGCTTCTCCCGTGCTTTCCGGCGGCCAGCCCGGTCCGCATGCCATTCAGGGCATAGGTGCCGGTTTTGTGCCTGAGGTGCTCAAGCTCGATTCCTTTGACGAAGTGTTCCGCGTGACCAACGAACAGGCGCTTGTCATGGCCCGCCGCCTGATTAAGGAAGAGGGCATACTCTGCGGCATCTCTTCCGGTGCCATTGCCCATGCTGCCATAGAAGTGGCCAGAAGGCCGGAGAACAAGGGCAAGCGCATCGTGTTCATTGTCTGCGACACCGGAGAGCGCTATCTCTCCACAGCACTGTTTACCGATCCTGCCGCCTGA
- the nifS gene encoding cysteine desulfurase NifS, translated as MKPVYLDNNATTQIDPAVLEAMMPFLTELYGNPSSMHRFGGQVGQHLVKAREQVAASLGARPDEILFTACGTESDNTAIWSALNSQPDKKHIITTRVEHPAVLNLVQHLEKRGYEATYLGVNAKGQLDLDELRDAIRKDTALVSIMYANNETGVVFPMDEIAAIVKERGVQMHTDAVQVVGKLPIDVSSLPVDYLALSGHKLHAPKGIGALYVRKGTPFRPFMRGGHQERGRRAGTENAASIVALGKACELATVNMEEERTRVKALRDRLEAGLLAAVPDSLVNGDITSRLPNTSSIAFKYVEGEAILLLMDGHGICASSGSACTSGSLEPSHVLRAMGVPFTYAHGSIRFSLSRFNTDADVDLVLREVPPIINRLREISPFREGMEPKGEKPACGC; from the coding sequence ATGAAGCCGGTATATCTCGATAACAACGCCACCACGCAGATAGACCCGGCCGTGCTGGAAGCCATGATGCCGTTCCTTACGGAATTGTACGGCAATCCTTCGAGCATGCACCGCTTCGGCGGACAGGTTGGCCAGCATCTGGTGAAGGCCCGTGAGCAGGTGGCCGCCTCCCTCGGTGCGCGCCCCGATGAAATTCTCTTTACCGCCTGCGGCACCGAGAGCGACAACACGGCCATCTGGTCCGCACTCAATTCCCAGCCCGACAAAAAGCACATCATCACCACCCGTGTTGAGCACCCCGCTGTGCTCAATCTGGTGCAGCATCTGGAAAAGCGCGGGTATGAAGCCACCTACCTTGGCGTAAATGCCAAGGGCCAGCTTGATCTCGACGAGCTGCGCGATGCCATCCGCAAAGATACCGCGCTGGTTTCCATCATGTATGCCAACAACGAAACGGGCGTGGTCTTCCCCATGGATGAGATCGCCGCCATCGTGAAGGAACGCGGCGTGCAGATGCATACGGATGCGGTGCAGGTTGTGGGCAAGCTGCCCATAGATGTTTCCAGCCTGCCCGTGGATTATCTGGCCCTTTCCGGCCACAAGCTGCATGCGCCCAAGGGTATTGGTGCTCTGTACGTGCGCAAGGGTACGCCGTTCCGTCCGTTCATGCGCGGCGGGCATCAGGAACGCGGCCGCCGTGCGGGTACGGAAAACGCCGCCTCCATTGTGGCGCTGGGCAAGGCCTGTGAACTGGCAACTGTGAACATGGAAGAGGAACGCACCCGCGTGAAGGCACTGCGCGACCGTCTGGAAGCCGGACTGCTCGCCGCCGTGCCGGATTCGCTGGTAAACGGCGACATCACAAGCCGCCTGCCCAACACCTCGTCCATTGCTTTCAAGTATGTGGAAGGCGAAGCCATTCTGCTGCTCATGGACGGCCACGGCATCTGCGCCAGCTCCGGTTCCGCATGCACCTCCGGCAGCCTTGAGCCGTCGCACGTGCTGCGTGCCATGGGCGTGCCTTTCACCTATGCGCACGGTTCTATCCGTTTCAGCCTCAGCCGGTTCAATACCGATGCGGATGTTGATCTTGTGCTCAGGGAAGTGCCGCCCATCATCAATCGCCTGCGCGAGATTTCTCCCTTCCGCGAAGGGATGGAACCCAAGGGCGAAAAGCCCGCGTGTGGCTGCTGA
- the nifU gene encoding Fe-S cluster assembly protein NifU, with translation MWEYTDKVREHFLNPRNVGELEDANAIGEVGSLACGDALKLYLKIDADERIVDAKFQTFGCASAIASSSALTEMLKGRTVAEAEKITNKEIAEFLGGLPQQKMHCSVMGQEALEAAIKNWRGEEVEQHEHEGELVCKCFGVTDELILRAIRDNNLTTVEEVTHFTKAGGGCGDCIPAIQHLLDQALGKEAACEVPEAKPKALTNVQRMQLVVKTLEEEIRPSLQKDGGDIELVDIDGHTVKVALRGMCTSCPSSQLTLKGFVERTLREYVEPEISVVEVNS, from the coding sequence ATGTGGGAATATACTGACAAAGTTCGCGAGCATTTTCTCAACCCGCGTAACGTGGGCGAACTGGAAGACGCGAACGCCATCGGCGAAGTGGGCAGCCTTGCCTGCGGCGATGCTCTGAAGCTCTACCTCAAGATTGATGCCGACGAACGTATCGTTGACGCCAAATTTCAGACCTTCGGGTGTGCCAGCGCCATCGCATCGTCATCTGCGCTGACGGAGATGCTCAAGGGCAGAACCGTGGCCGAGGCAGAGAAGATCACCAACAAGGAAATCGCCGAATTTCTGGGCGGCCTGCCGCAGCAGAAGATGCACTGTTCCGTCATGGGACAGGAGGCACTTGAGGCTGCCATCAAGAACTGGCGCGGCGAAGAAGTGGAGCAGCACGAACACGAGGGCGAACTTGTCTGCAAGTGCTTTGGTGTGACTGATGAGCTTATTCTGCGTGCCATACGCGACAACAACCTGACCACCGTGGAAGAAGTGACCCACTTCACCAAGGCCGGCGGCGGTTGCGGCGACTGCATTCCCGCCATTCAGCACCTGCTTGATCAGGCGCTGGGCAAGGAAGCCGCCTGCGAAGTACCTGAAGCCAAGCCCAAGGCGCTGACCAACGTGCAGCGCATGCAGCTTGTGGTGAAGACCCTTGAAGAAGAGATTCGCCCGAGCCTGCAGAAGGATGGTGGAGATATCGAGCTGGTGGATATCGACGGTCACACGGTCAAGGTGGCCCTGCGTGGCATGTGCACGAGCTGCCCGTCCAGCCAGCTGACCCTGAAGGGATTTGTGGAGCGCACCCTGCGCGAATATGTGGAGCCTGAGATTTCCGTGGTGGAGGTGAACTCATGA
- a CDS encoding HD-GYP domain-containing protein — MTQAAIKQEKLRTGEFFAIPPAMIMKNMRGAFSLYLKQGEGFVLYTSAGETFCERRRQVLDATGVKCLYVQETERPEYRDHVVQNLGTVLSDETIPLPTRAQMFYDASSDVVEDIFTNKLPPTVRRDQFNRVFEFVAKGVSFLTLENSIKTMASLIAHDYHTFSHSIHVFLYSQIILQTYGFDDKSLVQFGLGAMLHDIGKTFIDDAILNKPGPLTWEEREVINEHPVLGAGACTLMPLSQDALNCILFHHEKVDGSGYPCGLRGEEIPLPVRAVTIADIYDAICSNRPYAKARNAFQVLRVMKDEMGHGLDMEVFARFVRILSGAGIV; from the coding sequence ATGACACAGGCCGCAATCAAGCAGGAAAAGCTCAGAACAGGTGAGTTCTTTGCCATTCCTCCCGCCATGATCATGAAGAACATGCGCGGTGCGTTCAGCCTGTACCTCAAGCAGGGAGAAGGATTTGTTCTGTACACCAGCGCGGGCGAAACATTCTGTGAGCGCCGCAGGCAGGTGCTGGACGCTACCGGGGTGAAATGCCTTTATGTGCAGGAAACAGAGCGGCCGGAATACCGCGACCATGTTGTGCAGAATCTGGGTACCGTGCTCAGCGACGAAACCATTCCGCTGCCCACGCGTGCGCAGATGTTCTACGACGCCTCTTCAGACGTGGTGGAAGATATTTTTACCAACAAGCTGCCGCCCACCGTGCGCAGGGATCAGTTCAACCGCGTGTTCGAGTTCGTGGCCAAGGGAGTGAGCTTTCTTACGCTCGAAAATTCCATCAAGACCATGGCCTCGCTCATTGCGCATGACTACCACACCTTTTCTCATTCCATTCATGTATTCCTTTATTCGCAGATAATTCTCCAGACCTACGGGTTTGACGACAAAAGTCTTGTGCAGTTCGGGCTGGGCGCCATGCTGCACGACATTGGCAAGACCTTCATTGATGACGCCATTCTGAACAAGCCCGGTCCGCTGACCTGGGAAGAACGGGAGGTTATCAACGAGCACCCAGTACTGGGTGCCGGTGCCTGCACACTCATGCCGCTGTCTCAGGACGCGCTGAACTGTATTCTTTTCCATCATGAAAAAGTGGACGGGTCAGGGTATCCCTGTGGTCTTAGGGGAGAAGAGATTCCGCTTCCCGTCCGTGCCGTGACGATTGCCGATATTTATGACGCAATCTGTTCAAACCGTCCGTATGCAAAAGCCAGAAACGCCTTTCAGGTGTTGCGTGTGATGAAGGATGAAATGGGGCATGGGCTTGATATGGAGGTTTTTGCGCGGTTTGTCCGCATTTTGAGCGGGGCTGGCATTGTTTGA
- a CDS encoding HD-GYP domain-containing protein, with amino-acid sequence MSNTAEISPVESAGEYFSVSPLMIFPTTMGKFSVYLRQGGEYVLYTSADEVFTERHKRVLYDNGVREVYVQTAQRPHYSRYIEDNLGKILLDDTLPLRERAGLFYSVSSDVMADMFETRLPAGLDSNHFLRVHGLVQQALKFLCLENSLKAMAEFIAHDYKTYSHCVNVFVYTVSVLHTYGFDDETMLRCGIGAMLHDVGKTRIPRLILDKTGKLDPDERRIISRHPTLGLASCTLLPLSQEAMNIILFHHEKMNGSGYPAGLMAPEIPLPVRVVTIADIYDALTTDRPYAKARRPFEVLELMRATMSHDLDMDVFRRFIMVLSGAELVGC; translated from the coding sequence ATGTCCAATACGGCGGAAATCTCACCCGTCGAGAGCGCGGGAGAATATTTCAGCGTATCTCCGCTGATGATCTTTCCTACCACCATGGGAAAGTTCAGCGTATACCTGCGCCAGGGCGGAGAGTACGTGCTCTACACCAGCGCCGATGAGGTGTTCACCGAGCGGCACAAACGCGTTCTGTATGATAATGGTGTTCGCGAAGTGTATGTGCAGACCGCACAACGTCCCCACTACTCCCGATATATCGAAGACAATCTCGGAAAGATTTTGCTTGATGACACCCTGCCGCTACGGGAGCGCGCAGGGCTTTTCTATTCTGTCTCTTCCGATGTCATGGCGGACATGTTCGAGACCAGACTGCCGGCAGGGTTGGACAGCAACCATTTTCTGCGGGTGCACGGGCTGGTGCAGCAGGCGCTCAAATTTTTGTGTCTTGAGAATTCCCTGAAAGCCATGGCCGAGTTCATCGCCCATGACTACAAGACCTATTCGCACTGCGTGAACGTGTTCGTGTATACCGTTTCGGTACTGCACACCTACGGCTTTGACGATGAAACCATGCTGCGTTGCGGAATAGGTGCCATGCTGCATGATGTGGGCAAAACCCGCATCCCGCGCCTTATTCTGGATAAAACTGGCAAGCTGGACCCTGATGAACGGCGCATCATCAGCAGGCATCCCACTCTGGGGCTGGCTTCCTGTACGCTCTTGCCTCTTTCGCAGGAGGCCATGAATATTATTCTGTTCCACCACGAAAAAATGAACGGCAGCGGATATCCCGCCGGACTCATGGCTCCGGAAATTCCCCTGCCCGTCCGCGTGGTGACCATTGCGGACATCTATGATGCGCTGACAACAGACCGGCCTTACGCCAAGGCCCGCCGCCCTTTCGAGGTGCTCGAACTGATGCGTGCAACCATGTCGCATGATCTGGATATGGACGTTTTCCGCCGGTTTATCATGGTGCTTTCAGGTGCAGAGCTGGTTGGCTGCTGA
- a CDS encoding methyl-accepting chemotaxis protein: MFKGLTVTSLIWTKLGLMLLTAGGVTGWLMSSAENGVLPTDTVLIACGVLLAVFVFLALPLTIIIIKRITAPLEEIKSGVDRILDGDYTACFACGGSDELAEMRLALETLVSRLKHNLGFAQGVLKGIDTPFVVVDTNEVLTYTNAGLIKILQHDGRPEDYYGQNVAHFFYGDASRRTVLRDSLENHTVTNREVDFTGRKGGKRNLNIHASPLFDLNGELMGALCIYQDLTELRTREAEILAKNQAISEAAHESEAVSSEVARLALDVATQVEHTSTEVDRQTERTIDTATAMEQMNAAVYEVARNASSAAEQASEARSKAQEGSSVVEEAMTAIADVAKQSETLRANMTELGQKAEGIGQVMNVITDIADQTNLLALNAAIEAARAGEAGRGFAVVADEVRKLAEKTMQATKEVGSAIHAIQEGARLNSQSVESAVKAIDRSRTLSAASGDALKAIVALVNDTNDQVQAIATAAEEQSATSEHINQAIDEVKDISQRASSELNEASRGIHELADLSAKLRSIIERIEAH; the protein is encoded by the coding sequence ATGTTTAAAGGGCTAACCGTCACAAGCCTGATCTGGACCAAACTGGGGCTTATGCTCCTCACCGCCGGCGGGGTAACCGGCTGGTTGATGAGCTCTGCCGAGAACGGCGTTCTGCCGACAGACACCGTTCTCATTGCCTGCGGGGTATTGCTTGCGGTGTTCGTATTTCTTGCGCTGCCCCTCACTATCATCATCATAAAGCGCATCACCGCTCCGCTTGAAGAAATCAAGTCAGGCGTGGACCGCATACTTGATGGTGACTACACCGCCTGTTTCGCCTGCGGCGGATCGGACGAGCTTGCCGAAATGCGTCTTGCGCTGGAAACGCTCGTTTCCCGCCTCAAGCACAATCTGGGGTTTGCACAGGGCGTTCTCAAGGGCATAGATACGCCTTTTGTTGTCGTCGACACCAACGAAGTGCTCACCTACACCAACGCGGGCCTTATCAAAATTCTGCAGCATGACGGCCGTCCGGAAGACTACTACGGCCAGAACGTTGCCCACTTCTTCTATGGTGACGCATCGCGCCGCACAGTTCTGCGCGACAGCCTTGAGAACCACACCGTGACCAACCGTGAAGTGGACTTCACCGGCCGAAAAGGCGGCAAGCGCAATCTGAACATTCATGCCTCGCCCCTGTTTGACCTGAACGGCGAACTCATGGGTGCGCTGTGCATCTATCAGGACCTTACCGAACTCAGAACCCGTGAAGCCGAGATTCTTGCCAAGAATCAGGCCATATCCGAAGCCGCCCACGAATCGGAAGCGGTATCTTCCGAAGTTGCCCGCCTTGCACTGGATGTTGCCACGCAGGTTGAGCACACCAGCACCGAAGTGGACAGGCAGACCGAACGCACCATCGACACGGCAACCGCCATGGAGCAGATGAATGCCGCCGTGTATGAGGTTGCGCGCAATGCGTCCTCTGCGGCGGAGCAGGCATCCGAGGCCCGCTCGAAGGCACAGGAAGGTTCTTCGGTTGTGGAAGAGGCCATGACCGCCATTGCCGATGTGGCAAAACAGTCGGAAACGCTGCGCGCCAACATGACAGAGCTGGGGCAGAAGGCAGAAGGCATCGGCCAGGTCATGAATGTGATCACCGACATTGCCGACCAGACCAACCTGCTGGCCCTGAACGCAGCCATCGAAGCTGCCCGTGCAGGTGAAGCAGGCCGCGGTTTTGCCGTGGTTGCCGACGAAGTGCGCAAGCTGGCGGAAAAGACCATGCAGGCCACCAAGGAAGTGGGCAGCGCCATTCATGCCATTCAGGAAGGTGCCCGGCTCAACTCGCAGAGCGTGGAATCCGCAGTAAAGGCCATTGACCGTTCGCGCACCCTGTCCGCCGCATCCGGCGATGCGCTCAAGGCCATTGTGGCGCTGGTGAACGACACCAACGACCAGGTGCAGGCCATTGCCACGGCTGCCGAAGAACAGTCGGCCACCAGCGAGCACATCAATCAGGCCATTGACGAGGTGAAGGACATCTCACAGAGAGCGTCTTCCGAACTCAACGAGGCCTCGAGGGGTATTCACGAACTGGCCGACCTTTCCGCAAAACTGAGAAGCATCATCGAGCGCATCGAAGCGCACTAG
- a CDS encoding secondary thiamine-phosphate synthase enzyme YjbQ, which translates to MRSYRKELFYEVPTRRAFINITPDVEYCLAESGIREGLCLVNAMHITASVFINDDESGLHHDYEVWLEKLAPHAPTSQYRHNGHEDNADAHMKRQIMGREVVVAVTEGRLDFGTWEQIFYGEFDGRRKKRVLVKIIGE; encoded by the coding sequence ATGCGATCCTATAGAAAAGAACTCTTCTATGAGGTGCCCACCCGCAGGGCCTTCATCAACATAACCCCCGATGTGGAATACTGCCTTGCAGAAAGCGGCATCCGCGAGGGGTTGTGCCTTGTAAACGCCATGCATATCACTGCCTCGGTATTCATCAACGATGACGAATCCGGCCTGCACCACGACTATGAGGTGTGGCTGGAAAAACTGGCCCCGCATGCCCCGACCTCGCAGTACCGGCATAACGGTCACGAAGATAATGCCGATGCCCACATGAAACGGCAGATCATGGGACGCGAAGTGGTGGTGGCCGTAACCGAGGGGCGTCTTGATTTCGGAACGTGGGAACAGATTTTTTACGGAGAATTTGACGGCCGCCGTAAAAAGCGCGTGCTCGTGAAGATCATAGGAGAGTGA
- a CDS encoding amino acid ABC transporter permease produces MNTRLQKTLYGLRAEHRSPAWDIGQYLLVMAALVWCTLQGTEGLGYDWQWNRVPRYLFTLREGAFTVGPLLKGLWITIQITLCSMGLSLLIGLLAMLLRRSTSLVARSVGTFYIESIRNTPLLIQLYVLYFVFAPVLGIGAFASAVLALSLFEGAYMAEIFRAGIQSVPKGQWEAAYSLGMTTPATYRKVILPQAVRKVLPPLTNQAISLVKDSALVATISVFDMTMQGQAIIAETFMTFEIWFTIAAIYLVINLSLSFAVRGMEKRLRHYA; encoded by the coding sequence ATGAACACGAGACTTCAAAAAACCCTGTACGGACTTCGGGCGGAGCACCGCTCGCCCGCATGGGACATAGGCCAGTACCTGCTGGTCATGGCCGCCCTTGTCTGGTGCACACTGCAGGGTACCGAAGGGCTCGGCTACGACTGGCAGTGGAACCGCGTGCCCCGCTACCTGTTCACCCTGCGGGAAGGCGCATTCACGGTCGGGCCATTGCTCAAGGGCCTGTGGATCACCATACAGATCACGCTGTGCTCCATGGGGCTTTCTCTGCTTATCGGCCTGCTGGCCATGCTCCTGCGCCGCTCAACCTCTCTGGTTGCCCGCAGCGTGGGTACCTTTTACATAGAGAGCATCAGAAACACCCCGCTGCTCATCCAGCTCTACGTGCTCTATTTCGTTTTCGCTCCGGTGCTGGGCATTGGGGCGTTTGCATCTGCCGTGCTTGCTCTCAGTCTGTTTGAAGGTGCCTACATGGCAGAAATATTTCGGGCAGGCATTCAGAGCGTTCCCAAGGGACAGTGGGAAGCCGCCTACAGTCTGGGCATGACCACCCCTGCAACATACAGAAAGGTCATTCTGCCGCAGGCAGTGCGCAAGGTGCTGCCTCCGCTGACCAATCAGGCCATATCACTGGTCAAAGATTCCGCCCTTGTGGCCACCATATCCGTTTTCGACATGACCATGCAGGGGCAGGCAATCATTGCCGAAACCTTCATGACCTTCGAGATATGGTTCACCATTGCAGCCATCTATCTGGTAATAAACCTGAGTCTCTCCTTTGCCGTGCGCGGCATGGAAAAACGGCTCAGGCATTACGCCTGA
- a CDS encoding transporter substrate-binding domain-containing protein produces MHSRFHYLIALLIVGCMLMAGTAQAKDATHELRDASVISKVIERGTLRVGFSTFVPWAMNDKTGKFIGFEVDVMTQLAKDLGVEIEFVPTNWSGIIPSLLSDKFDVIIGGMSVTTERNLKVNFTIPYDTTGMALVANKTTAKGFSSLADFNKEDVIIVARIGSTPATAAKTFFPKATLRLFEKETQCLQELLSGRVHAFVASAPLPAHSAVEHADKLFLPVEGTFTKEPVAFAVRKGDPDTLNVLNNWIRQKEAQGWLAERKHYWFETLDWAARLK; encoded by the coding sequence ATGCATTCACGTTTCCATTATCTCATCGCCCTTCTGATCGTGGGCTGCATGCTCATGGCAGGAACGGCGCAGGCCAAGGACGCCACACACGAACTGCGCGATGCCAGCGTGATATCAAAAGTCATTGAGCGCGGCACCCTGCGTGTGGGCTTTTCCACCTTTGTACCGTGGGCCATGAACGACAAGACAGGCAAGTTCATCGGCTTTGAAGTGGATGTGATGACCCAGCTTGCCAAAGATCTTGGTGTCGAGATCGAGTTCGTTCCCACCAACTGGTCGGGCATCATCCCCTCTCTGCTCTCCGACAAGTTTGATGTCATCATCGGCGGCATGAGCGTTACCACGGAACGCAACCTCAAGGTGAACTTCACCATACCGTACGACACGACAGGCATGGCTCTGGTGGCCAACAAGACCACAGCCAAGGGCTTCAGCTCCCTTGCCGACTTCAACAAAGAAGACGTGATCATCGTCGCCCGTATCGGCTCAACGCCCGCCACGGCCGCCAAAACCTTCTTCCCCAAGGCCACATTACGCCTCTTTGAAAAAGAGACACAGTGCCTGCAGGAACTGCTCTCCGGCAGAGTGCACGCATTTGTGGCCAGCGCCCCCCTGCCGGCCCACAGCGCAGTGGAGCATGCCGACAAACTGTTCCTGCCTGTTGAAGGCACCTTCACCAAGGAACCCGTGGCCTTTGCCGTCCGCAAGGGCGACCCGGACACTCTGAACGTGCTCAACAACTGGATTCGTCAGAAAGAAGCGCAGGGCTGGCTTGCCGAACGCAAGCACTACTGGTTTGAAACGCTGGACTGGGCTGCCCGGCTCAAATAA
- a CDS encoding amino acid ABC transporter permease, which translates to MNHHSRARTSRKLDVLLLLLLAAAAGVFFWRVQTRFDYDWNWAAVPQFLFRHDPDSGWTANVLIRGLLTTIRLSIWTSVLAMGIGMVVGLAATSRSLFSRLLARTYVEGVRNLPPLVLIFIFYFFIYTLLAPLIGLDEAIRSMPPWLANLLSVLCDEPNRLPGFISGVITLSIYEGAYMAEIVRGGVASVDKGQWEAAASLGLPRSDQLRLVVLPQALKVIIPPLAGQFISTIKDSAIVSVISIPELTFQGLELMSATYLTFEVWITITLMYLVLTLGCAILARKLEHSLRWRF; encoded by the coding sequence ATGAATCATCATTCCCGTGCACGCACATCCCGTAAGCTTGATGTGCTGCTTCTCCTTCTGCTGGCTGCGGCCGCCGGGGTATTCTTCTGGCGCGTGCAGACCCGCTTCGACTATGACTGGAACTGGGCCGCGGTGCCCCAGTTTCTCTTCCGTCACGACCCTGATTCGGGCTGGACGGCCAATGTGCTCATCCGCGGCCTGCTCACCACCATACGCCTCAGCATCTGGACCTCGGTTCTGGCTATGGGCATAGGAATGGTGGTCGGGCTTGCCGCAACCAGCCGCAGCCTGTTCAGCAGGCTGCTTGCCCGCACCTATGTGGAAGGTGTGCGCAACCTGCCGCCGCTGGTGCTTATCTTCATTTTCTACTTTTTCATCTACACGCTGCTCGCCCCCCTTATCGGGCTGGACGAGGCCATACGCTCCATGCCCCCGTGGCTGGCGAACCTGCTTTCCGTGCTCTGCGACGAGCCGAACCGCCTGCCGGGGTTCATTTCCGGCGTCATCACCCTTTCCATTTACGAGGGGGCATACATGGCGGAAATAGTGCGGGGCGGCGTGGCGAGTGTAGATAAGGGACAATGGGAGGCCGCAGCCTCGCTCGGGCTGCCGCGCTCAGACCAGCTGCGGCTCGTGGTGCTGCCACAGGCCCTGAAGGTGATCATCCCCCCGCTCGCGGGGCAGTTCATCTCCACCATCAAGGATTCGGCCATTGTCTCGGTCATATCCATTCCGGAACTGACCTTTCAGGGGCTGGAACTCATGTCCGCCACCTATCTGACCTTCGAGGTCTGGATAACCATCACCCTTATGTATCTGGTGCTTACACTGGGCTGCGCCATACTGGCCAGAAAGCTGGAGCACTCCCTGCGGTGGCGGTTCTAA